In Oncorhynchus tshawytscha isolate Ot180627B linkage group LG01, Otsh_v2.0, whole genome shotgun sequence, the genomic stretch acagttctagccggcctccacccagtaccctgccctgaacagtTCTAGCCGGCCTcgacccagtaccctgccctgaacagttctagccggcctccacccagtaccctgccctgaacagttctagccggcctccacccagtaccctgccctgaacagtTCTAGCCGGCCTcgacccagtaccctgccctgaacagtTCTAGCCGGCCTcgacccagtaccctgccctgaacagttctagccggcctccacccagtaccctgccctgaacagttctagccggcctccacccagtaccctgccctgaacagttctagccggcctccacccagtaccctgccctgaacagttctagccggcctccacccagtaccctgccctgaacagttctagccggcctccacccagtaccctgccctgaacagttctagccggcctccacccagtaccctgccctgaacagttctagccggcctccacccagtaccctgccctgaacagttctagccggcctccacccagtaccctgccctgaacagttctagccggcctccacccagtaccctgccctgaacagttctagccggcctccacccagtaccctgccctgaacagttctagccggcctccacccagtaccctgccctgaacagtTCTAGCCGGCCTcgacccagtaccctgccctgaacagttctagccggcctccacccagtaccctgccctgaacagttctagccggcctccacccagtaccctgccctgaacagtTCTAGCCGGCCTcgacccagtaccctgccctgaacagttctagccggcctccacccagtaccctgcctgaACAgttctagccggcctccacccagtaccctgccctgaacagttctagccggcctccacccagtaccctgctctgaacagttctagccggctaccacccggttctCTAACCTGCACCTTaaagactgctgccctatgtacatagtcattgaacactggtcactttaataatgtttacatactgtttcacCCACTTTATATGAAtacactgtattctagtcatggctcatcctatataagatatttttgtatttttctggATTATATGTGTATTGTTGTttttattgctaggtattactgcactgttggagctagaaacacaagcatttgctgcacctgcgataacatctgcaaatctttATACGACACCaataaacttttattttatttgtattggaGTTAAGAGGAGACTCTTTGCTGGTGAGTGATTCTGACATATCAGCTGATCAATAGAAATAGCCTTTAAGAAGTTGTAATGTCTCACTGTAGCACCAAAACAAATCAGCAAAGTATCTGATCAGCCTATCCTCTCTTCATTGATGGAAAATAGATCAGATTTAATGACATAAGTCAATAGTTATGAAAACTGAAAATAAATATTACCAGTCAGCGTTTGACTAGTCTACAGGTCAATGAAATTGAGTTCATTAGAGTCAAAACACATCtcaaacaaaaaaaaagaaaacgaaACAAGCAGAAAATAAATTACACCCGATGTAGTTATTTAACGATAACATGCAGTAAGTATGTCAtcccttttgccatcagaacagcctaaatttcTTGGGGcatggtgtcgaaagcattccgcagggatggatgctggcccatgcttcccacatttgtgtcaagttagatggatgtcctttgggtggtggacattCTTGATactacgggaaactgttgagcatgaaaaacccagtagcgttgcagttcttgacacaaaccgttgcgcctagcacctactaccataaggCACTTCCCATGTTTTCTTTGAACCttttgtgtcttgcccattcaccctctgaatggcacacatacacaatacatgtctcaattgtctcaagacttaaacatccttctttaacctgtctcctccccttcatctacactgattgaaatggatttaacaagtgacatcaataaaggatcatacagtagctttcacctggattcacctggtcagtctatgtcatggaaagagcaggtgttgctaatgttttgaacactcagtggatgtgttttgtacactcagtggatgtgttttgtacactcagtggatgtgttttgaacactcagtggATGTGGTAGACAATAAGGCTTGGTCTTACAAAAGGTCATAGATATTCAGacaaaaatattgttattttcaaaGTCATTTCACAACCAGTAGTATCAGTTGGATCCAGATGTAACATTGGGAGGAAAGGCAAAAGGAAGAGAAGAGTGAACATCTAAGGATGTTAGTAGTTATTGGCTGCCGACTGGGGAGATCTTGCCATCAGTAAAAGTAGGCCTGCCTCCTGATATACATCTGTCATGCATTATGGCACAGAATGTCAAAGGTGCTCTGGTTATAGAAACACAGAAAGCAACAGGGAGGAGGGATCCTTTTCCAAATGAACAATCTCCCTTCCCTTATTTGGTATTTTTGGGTTATTTGGGGGCACTTTTTTTTTTAGGAAGGGGGATTTCATAGATGTACATTTCTCCCTGTTTCCTTCAAGGGGGGACCCTGCATAGTGTGCATATTGGACACTGAAAGAATTGAAACAAGACTCCAACCCCATTTCCAAACAAGCGCTCTTCCCCAATCAGTGATGAGAGGGCCACATCGGCTGTGTTTACTCCCGCTCAGCCCAGAGGAAACTGCTTGATTCTCTCTGATTACCTTGGAGGAGCACTCCTGAAACACTCGGAGGCTGGGATGGCATGAATAAGTGTGATTAAGAAGGAGGCTGCCACTTAACCCAAGTCAAATGTGggcaggagagggatggatgttcCCAGAGCTGGAACTCAGCCCACTCTCTGAGAGACAGCTAAAAGGAGCTGAAGGGAGAATCTGCCGCTTGCGGGACTGGGACTCAGACTGCCTCCCTCAGACACAGGTGGCTTGCCTGGAGCAATCAGAGAAGCTGCTCTTATCACAGTTGCATCCAAATGCACAAACTTTTTGGAAACATGAGTGTTTATCCCACATTGATATAGAACCCAGATGGTCTTTGTGTGCTATGTTAGCCCTCGGAGCTAATTCCTAAAAGTAATAGACCAGGTATCAATCTCCAGACGTTTGTGTGACTCAATACCACATTAGCCCTGTATGCTAAAGCCTAGATAACTCTTGGAAAGAGAGTGTTATTTTGGGTATTACCTTAGCAAAATACACCTACTTTTGCTGCTTAGTGAAGTAAAAGTCATATTTTCTCAAATGACTGATTAACTTAAGGAGAGCACAAGTAATTCCACTGTGAACTAATTCAAATAGAAATCCCTTTGCCCAAATAAACTTCTTATACTGAACACTGCATCAAGCGCCATTCATTCCACAAGAtggctctctaacaaactcttaAACTCAGAGGAACTTGATAATCAATTTGTTTTGGTCCGATTCACTTCAGCTCCAGTAGTGCACTGTGTTGCCTTGTATGGCCCTCTTTGGGAACGTACTAAAACTGCTACATAACGTGGATAAACTGCTACCACAGTGGGTCTCTTAACTTTTTCCTGTTTGTTTTGTATCACGCCTAAGGCTACGAGTCACCGTGGTCCTCTTAACTGAGTCCATACACCCTGACTTCCTACCCAGCCCTCTGCTCTGTAGAACCCACTCATTCTGAACATCTGCAGTAGTGATTAGTATTGCAGCGGTGGCTTGGCTTCTCTTTCAGCTGTCCCTCAGCCTTAGTGTTTTTTGGTTTCTTTACCCCCAGTTAATCTGTCAAGAGGGTGGCAGTCAGCCAGATGCCCACTAAACGCAGGCCTGTGGCAGCCAGCTCAGAGCCTGTGATGCCCACTAAACACACGCATCCATCCATCACCCCTAAGGCTAAAGAAAAATAATCATGAAGACTATTGTTTTCATCATTTCATGTTGTCTCACTACGTCTCTTTTTATGACTGGATTTACAGATCTCTGTAGTCCTTCTATATTCAGCCAGCCTGTCTTGACTTAGCCGTCACCGATAAAGTAAATATGTAGAGTACTGATCCCACACCCTTTCCCCCTAATGTCTGAGGCAAGTTCACCTTTGTAGCCCCCGAAGTTTGAGTTACAGATGTACCCTGGAGTGAAAGACACTCCCAAAACTAATCCCAGCACCCCTAAGAGTCACTGAGTTGTGTGTAACTTGAGTCCTGTCTGCCGAACCCTGACAGTGTCTTACCTGGAAGACGAGCACCTTGCCATCATCGGCCTGCAGGTAGAAGGTCCAGGTAGAGGAGATGAAGCTCTGAGCAGAGCTGACGATGTCGTTACACCAGCTGGACACGGTGTCCATGACGGAGGGGGGCATGGGACGGTGGGCCATGGCCTTCAACTGCAGGTAATAAAAGGTGGAACTGTTGAGTTTAGGTGCATTTATTTAATATGGCAAAGTCATGTGAAGTGAGAGTGTGAAGGTGTGTGGGGGGCAAATGGAGGTGTGTAAAAGtggatgtgaaagagagagaccgtGTAAACCCAATGGACATTCCTCGTCGTTTGAGGGGTGCAAAATCCATTTGTCACTTAAATCTCGCTAGATGAATTACTTACATTTTATTGTTGAGACTCTTTTATACTCTTGTTTGTGCCTGTCGTTTTTTCCCGTTAACCTTACGACCGTGTAAATGTTTCTAAATAACCTATCAAACACACCACAGTAATGGCTGAAATAGGCTCAGTGGAATACATTGTCTTTCCGTTGAATCTATAAGAATGCTAAAGCTTCGCCTGGGATTTAACGTACCGTCTCAACACTTACATTACAAGAAAGAGAAGATCGCTTTATTTTGATGAGTGTTCATTTTTTGTGGGATTTAAAACAGTAATAATTTAacagttgaaatgtttacaaattaaatgCAATGAAATAAAAAGCAATTTCCAAAAATGAACACACATATTATAGTGATATTATGTCTGATCTTGCAAACAATGTAACGTATGTttagttacagtgcattcgaaagaattcagaccccttgactttatccacattttgttacagacaattctaaaattggttaaataaaaaatgttctcatcaaactacacacaataccccataatgacaaagcaaaaacaggtttcgaGAAATGTTTGcttatttaaaaaacagaaataccttatttacataactgttaagaccatttgctatgagactcaaaattgagctcaggtgcatcctgtttccattgatcatccttgagatgtttctacaacttgattggagtccacctgtgttaaattcaattgattggaaatgatttggaaaggcacacacctgtctatatacagtggtgtaaagtacttaagaacaaatactttaaagtactacttaagtagctttttgggatatctgtactaaactttactatttatatttttgacaacttttacttttacttcactacattcctaaagaaaatcatgcactttttactccatacattttccctgacacacaaaagtacgCATTACAttatgaatgcttagcaggacagaaaagtGGTCCAATTCAAGCACTTATCAAGAGCACATtgctggtcatcactactgcatTGGATCTGGTGGACTCTAAacctaaacacacatgcttagtttgtagatgatgtctaagtgttggagtgtgcccctggctataagtaaatgtaaaaaacaagaaaattgtgccgtctggtttgcataatctaaggaatttgaaatgatttatactcttacttttacttttgatacttaagtacattttagcaattacatagacttttgatacttaagtacatttaaaaccaaatacttttagacttttactcaaatagcattttactggttgactttaatttttacttgagtcattttctattaactatATTTACATTTACTccagtatgacaattgggtactttttccaccattgtctatataaggtcccacagttgacggcgcatgtcagagcaaaaaccaagccatgaggttgatggAATTGTCCATAGCGCACCGAGACAGTATtctgttgaggcacagatctgggaaagggtaccaaaaaaagtctgcagcattgaaggtcctcaagaacacagtggcctccatcattcttaaatggaagaagtttggaaccaccaagattcttcctagagctggccgcccggccaaactgagcaatctggggagaagggcctttgtcagggaggtgaccaagaacccgatggtcgctctgacagagcttcatagttcctctgtggagatgggagaaccttctagaaggacaaccatctctgcagcactacacaaatctggtagagtggccagacaaaagccactcctcaataaaaggcacatgaaggcacacttggagtttgccaaaaggaacctaaagactctcagaccatgagaaacaagattctttggtctgatgaaaccatatTGAACattttggtctgaatgccaagtgtcacgtctggaggacgtCCCTTAGGTGATGGCCCAGCCAGTTCCCGGACTTGAactcaatcgaacatctctggagagacctgaaaatagctgtgcagtgaagctccccatccatcctgacagagattgagaggatctgcagagaacaatgggagaaactccccaaatacaagtatGCGAAGCTTGTAGCAtgacacccaagaagactctatgttgtaatcgctgccaaaggtgcttaaacaaagtgctgagtaaagggtttgaatacttatgtatatgtgATATTTACGGGGggttacatagacaggtgtgtgcctttccaaatcatgtccaatcaattgaatttgaactctaattaagttgtagaaacatctgaaggatgatcaatggaaacaggatgcacctgagctcaattttgagtctcatagcaaagggtctgaatacttatgtcaataaggtatttcagttttttcttTTGTAATAAATATGCAAAAATTTCTCAAAACCTGTTCGACCAATCAATTTTGAGATGTgttggtattttggtccattattagtattagtattttcaaaaagtaaaaacaaaaatgtcaaaatcttgatgaaaatgtatattttctttaGTTTACCATACTACCGTCATCAAAATATTTATGAATGTTAACCACTTTAAAATGGACATGCATCAATAATGAGACATCGCTACATTTGCATACTTTAATTCAATGTTTCAGAAACATTTTAATATAAAAACGTATATTATTTGTGTCTACATTCAACTGGTAAAAGCTGATTGTGATATaattaagatatatattttttaatccctATTAGTGTGTGGTACCTGGCCTTAAAACCTTATAACAATTTTGATGACTGTCGCTAGTGTGAATGTATGAGGGTGTATacgggtatatgtgtgtgtgtgtgtgtgtgtgtgtgtgtgcgcgtccgtgcgtgcgtgcgttttaCTGAATTCCTAGTGACCATGCTCACCTTCCTCCTCTTGATCTCAGGTTCAGAAGGCTGGCTGGCACAGCCGGTGCTGCAGGCCTCCTGCTCCAGCAGCTTGCTGTACGCTTCCTGGCAggctacagagaaagagaggcagagagagatagggggagagagatagggggagagagatagggggagagagataggcgGAGAGAGATAGgcggagagagatgggagggcacaggagagaaaggacagagagacaagatAAACAGATAGGGAGGGAGAAAATACAGCATCTGTCATTGCATCCCTATTCACCCCTCCCTACAGTCATCCATATCAGAACATTTGGGCAACTGCTGCCACATGGCACATGAAATGCCTATTAGCAAATTAGGCGTGTTTTCTGGCTTTGAAGCACAGCTTGGGATAGTTCTCTGGAAAGATAAAACCCAGGGTCAAAGTCATGTAACAGTCCTATAACAACATCTTGAAGTGGATCACAGGTAGGACCTCTGCTCTTGGTGATAGGCTGCCCTGTAGTATCTACCTGGCTTCATTGAGACCCCACCCTGTGAGTCAGGCTGCCTTACCTCCTTGACACTCCTCTCTGCTGGTGTTGAAGCCGGCATTTCCATTCACAAACTGGCAGATGGAGTAAAGACGGCAACCACGGTGACAGGCATTCAGAATGGAGTCCTTCAGGATAACAATAAAACATAGCAGCTAAATATGCTATGACCACAGAAATATTTATATTGTCCATGACAATGTACTTTAAGCAAATGTATAACTTGATACAGGGATTTTAATTGGATTTCAGTTTTTCTAATATATATGTCAAATGAGTTAAGGTGTTATAAGGCACAAGTTGAGGCACAAGATGGACTGAgaaatgtggttgtctcacctaagctatgaatgcactaactctaagttgtgtctgctaaataactcaaatgtaaatgtaaaatattgCAAATGCCTGGGAATGTGATGAGTGAAGAATTACAATCACTTGGTCACTGTTTTCTACAAGCCTGGTTCTAATACAGAAGAACTAAACAGCGTCCCCAAGCGACTGACACGGGAACGTGATAGACAAAGAGATCCCCATGTCCGACGACCCCGTCCGACGATTTACTTTACAGGCGTATTTACAGTATCATGCGAATAATCGTTTCAATTAACTGCTTTATTCCGTGTTCATTGTGTGTCTAGCGGGACATTATTCTGGCCAAGGATTTACGGTTGCTTTGTATAGGTATTTATTTGCTTCCTCCACAGTGGCATTTACAGTCCCAGCATGAATAAAATAAACATCTGTTCAAGCACTATGTCACTACGGTTCTTATCTGTTCCAATAATATGCGCACCAAAGGCATACATTAGGGCCTATAGGCTGGTGCAGTGTTCTGAAAACAGGTCATTCCGCATAGTTCATGGTGATCCATtttgctgctctgctctgctccgccCTGCATGATGTCTGAACCACACCTGAGCAGAGCTGAGGCGATGAGTAGGTGGGAAAATAACAACCTTGCCAAGAGACAGACACTAATCCATTACTAAGCTACAATCATTTTTCAAATTGTACATAATTTAAGTTGTTTTAAACATGGATATTGTAATAATTTAGCTATTATTTACATATCCTGCATATTGTGGTTCATGGACAAATACATATTTCAGCTCACAATGAGGCAACCTGGAAATCATGCGAGTGCAATAGACTCTATTAGAGAAGGCTACCATCTGCTTGGATTGGATGCCCTCACAGCGATTTTATGACTGGATTTAATATAAACATCCAGGCATTATCTAATGAATAGACATTTGTGTAAATAAATCCTGATGAAGTAGGTGGAGTAGCCATGCTATTTTGAGAGTGGAGGACCAGAGCTGTGAGAATGCGTCATAAAACGATAATTTCGGCCTAACTGTCCAAGATCATTTCCACTCAGTTCTTGAAATGAAGATAGGTAGCGTTGCGTACTGATGTTGCAATATTAGGATAAGCATGCCAATTAGTAAAATGATGGGCCTTCGTTACGGATAGGCCATATTACATTTACAAGTGATTGCCAGAATTGAAAGTTTAAAGGGACATCTATCGATATTCGATATACCGTATTCAATTTCGTATACAGTCGTCGAAATGTAAGCACTTACTATGGCAGTTATTCAAGCACGAAAATATACTTTTCTGTCACATTTATATTTAACCTAATATATTCTGCTTTTCTGCTATTCATGAATTATGTATTTAGCCTATAGTTTCCAAGTATCACTTACTTTAGCTGGGCTTTTGTTTTTGACGGTGATCTGGCATTGCTTTTTGCAGTAATTGATGTCGCCTAGTTGATTGTCAAATAGATCAGAAGACGCAGCTGCCAGCCCCGCCAGAAGCAGCGAGACGACAGCGGAGACACCGCACACCCTGCACCCGAACTGAACCattttaaagccggatttgatCACCACAGTCTGGGCGAACACTGGCTCTTTTAGGGGACTCTGAGCTTCTCAGTTGGATGACGCTTCTACCCGATTTCCTTCTGCTTCGGTAATATTGTGCTATGGTTTTGTGGTGTCGTCACTCCAAAAATCATCACGCTCACGCTGCTGCGCGCCCCCTCTTTGTGCGCTCTGCACTCCACAGTGAAAATTCACTGCAGCGCATAGGCCCACTGCTAGCATTCATACATTGTATGATGGAATGTCtatatcatgggaaaataaaatatacagtagCCTATTTTCACTTAGATATAGTCTATCTGTTATTTAACCAGTCTGTAAGATAATCGTTATCATTCCTTCCCCCCCCTTTTTTTACAAGGCCTCAGTAAATAAGAGAAGGCGATTAAATTATTGCAGTAATGATCATATTGTCTAATGACATGGAAAATAGGCCTAACAATGTTTAATGTAGGCAAAACATCCCAATTCAACTGGTAACTAATTAATGCACGAGGGGGTGGGGTATCTGGCCAATATAagatggctaagggctgttcttatgcatgactcaacatggagtgcctggatacagcccttagccgtggtatattggccatattccaCAAAACCCCgaggtgctttattgctattatgaactggttaccaacgcAATTAGAAtagtaaaatatttttttgtcatacccgtggtatatggtctgatatattACTGCTTTGCGCCAAATCagtattcagggctcaaaccaccctaTTTATAAATACaattataaactggatggttccagcccagaatgctgattggctgaccgcCGTGGTATATGAAACCTTATAGCAtgtgtatgacaaaacatttgttttaactgctctaattacttcattaaccagtttataatagcaatacggCACTtgtggggtttgtggtatatggccattataccacggctaatggctgtatccaggcactctgcgatgCGTCGTGCATAGTTAGGCCTACTAATATGGCCTAACTATGTAGGCCTACAACTTTTATAAGTTTGGATAAAACAGTAAAGTTATTAACTTAATGTAAGAAACCCCTTACAATTTAATGTGATTTTGTCAGTGAACAGTGAACAATAACACTTCTGCATAACAGCCTAACACTTTGCTTTTATATAAAACATCAAAATAGCATCTCTTTCTATTCCATGTTTCTAATGAGTGCTTGATAGGCTGAATCTTGTACATAAGAATGTGCCAGGTGGCCTGTATGAATTAATCTTCTATTTTGAGTATAGGGACTTTAGAGAACTTTAACCTGTCCCTATGCTGTTTTAATGAATCAATTCAGTCACTTGCCTTGACGATAACCATGAAGTAGACCCAACTATAAAATTAGAGATGGAATGTTATAGAATAtacgtttttttcttcttctttgaaATTGATAAAACGTATCCAAAATGAAGAGCAATAATGACTTGAGACCGTGTGGGAAGACAAGGGAGGGGCTTATAAAGTATCAACTTCAATATTTTAGCTTTTGAGGCGTGCACCGAAGCAAACCCTTACTAAACCCTTAGGTTACTTTCATACAACCACTGTTTATAAGCTCATCCGCACTTTTAGCCTACACACGGAGATCTGACGTTCTTCGTTGGAATTAGACTGTTGATTCAACGTTGTTGGAGAGCTGGGTTTCAATTCCTGCATTTTCTCCCGCAAGATTGTGTTTGAACCTTTACTGTTCCCGAACCCACAAGTCTTGGAGCCAGAACGTAGGAGGGAAAGGACAAGAAAAAGGCTATCTGAAACATGCTCTCCTTGTTGTGCCTCATGCTGTTTGTTCCACGTGTGTTCTCCTCATCGACACGTAAGTAGCCTACAAAAAGTGTGATATTGTGAGAAGCCGACTACCAAGTTTGTCATAAACCTGTTTCGACAGATTTGAATGGGAGGGACGCTCACCCTCTATTAGTCAacaaaaaaagttacattttatGTACATGTTACAATTCTCAACAATGTGTTAGATACATTGTATTTAAAGGTAAAGGTACAAAATACAAAACTCACTGTCTGATTCACAGGTGTCCAGACTGTCCACATGTGTACTGCCAGATTATTATAAAATACCTGTATTATGAACTGGGTGatttgaatgctgattggctgaaagctgtggtataacaaaatgtataaactggttcaagccctgaatgctgactaggtgacagccatggtatatcagaccatgtaccacgagtatgacaaaacatttatttttactgctctaattacgttggtaaccagtttataatagcaatatggcacctctggggtttgtgatatatggcca encodes the following:
- the tmem59l gene encoding transmembrane protein 59, translated to MVQFGCRVCGVSAVVSLLLAGLAAASSDLFDNQLGDINYCKKQCQITVKNKSPAKDSILNACHRGCRLYSICQFVNGNAGFNTSREECQGACQEAYSKLLEQEACSTGCASQPSEPEIKRRKLKAMAHRPMPPSVMDTVSSWCNDIVSSAQSFISSTWTFYLQADDGKVLVFQSQPEIEYTLPELQAPRSNVADKPWPQIHSHTQRPHGVKGHGEKVAAKVGGKGKHPAVQQHTEDLTAEHDFLGCMSRRSGLPRWILAACLFLSIMVMLWLSCASLVTAPEQHIKTQLSINGDKEFLDDVQKVNPYHLTPVIAVAIDQPEESEEAGPLPVKVDINKTSL